In one window of Vibrio pelagius DNA:
- a CDS encoding response regulator: MSTKTIWNNLSVKHKLFGLVLLPISLLLFLAGRQALFLTEQLHDFERANKLAVYLQDISILYRSTLAPDPTSFVAQSAQVKEELKALSPVIFREQSNDVNQLLSDFSEATLLTMESTDSFDKLDAIEWQSDLYKQLLLSIERVPFAVTKREIQQHLAALQQLEWLSFWSNEEFKLSTSLLDIFQNQQEYDPELAEQIKTLGERQLLFLERFITLNANENQVAQMVDVFRNEVFIQSQEIRSALFNVQSINQLSSEEINTGLIAMSARLNLLQDLSNIIKQEFQNEVELAISNAEMQRTLFIGLVTLLAAIVIGLTISLARQVTNNLRLILKFLKSEDGHQRPSLSDLVKGKDELSLFAQQVERLTIEREQAKERLTLAKEDAEKAKDDAIQASKAKSSFLANMSHEIRTPLNGVIGISEILSDTELTPTQRDYVDTIDTSSHLLLSLINDILDFSKIESGMLLISPHSASIRESIYDIASIVAPKAKAKKIDLNVSISPNTPSRVMIDDHRLRQVLMNFMSNAVKFTTEGAVTLSIDTLDDNNSGNKNNSSADQNTIPVNPNTAAPEQSHTIKVRFSVSDTGIGIDEKQQKQIFEPFAQEDDSTTRQFGGTGLGLAISTQLVELMGGKIQLSSIKGEGSCFYFDLVLPVDVEESKASTATSNIVLVSSNPCLTQRIKQDLEFYSLTLSKSSSEAREIPDLLESVDKTKPTTLIFAEGEQLQASEHKSTLDAASAQGVKICLVRSFLSDPVDLGSSITAQVSQPLLGLRLIKALEHCDNQGQAERSESQTLKQCASQVILIVEDNKINQKIAGLHVGKSGYTFEFANNGQEAVDMYTANPNYAAILMDCMMPVMDGFEATTNIRRIEQEIKSPRHIPIIALTASVIDDDIQRCFDVGMDDYIPKPFKFEMLKEKVISAIEESAPVTLTQQSKPETTNSATVTPIMSAKDPRIQESKQTETQQPAAPKSTLTSKSTSTEQTEQTEQTENIVAKSEKILLVEDNRVNQKVASVMLKKGGYTFDIADNGQIAVDMYREDNNYDVILMDCMMPVKDGFTATREIREHEQNFGLNKTPIIALTASVIDDDIQKCYDSGMDGYIAKPVRKDKLFHQIERATS; encoded by the coding sequence ATGTCTACAAAAACAATATGGAATAATTTGTCAGTTAAACATAAACTCTTCGGCTTAGTACTACTTCCTATCTCCCTGCTGTTGTTCCTCGCAGGTAGACAAGCACTATTCTTAACCGAACAATTACATGACTTTGAGCGAGCTAACAAACTCGCTGTCTATTTACAAGACATATCAATACTTTATAGGAGCACACTTGCCCCGGATCCAACCAGTTTTGTTGCTCAAAGTGCTCAAGTAAAAGAGGAGCTTAAAGCCCTCTCTCCGGTCATATTTCGCGAGCAATCAAATGACGTCAACCAGCTGCTTTCTGACTTCAGCGAAGCAACACTATTGACGATGGAGTCCACCGATAGTTTCGATAAGCTCGATGCGATCGAGTGGCAAAGTGACCTCTATAAGCAACTTTTGTTATCCATCGAACGCGTACCTTTTGCGGTCACTAAACGCGAAATTCAACAACACTTAGCCGCACTCCAACAACTGGAGTGGCTCTCTTTTTGGTCTAACGAAGAGTTTAAGTTAAGCACGTCACTGCTCGACATTTTCCAAAACCAACAAGAGTACGATCCAGAATTAGCAGAGCAGATAAAAACTCTAGGCGAAAGACAGCTACTCTTCTTGGAGCGTTTTATTACCCTCAACGCAAATGAAAACCAAGTGGCGCAGATGGTCGACGTGTTTCGCAATGAAGTGTTCATACAGAGCCAAGAAATAAGAAGCGCCCTATTCAACGTGCAATCCATTAATCAGTTGTCCTCTGAAGAGATCAATACCGGTTTAATAGCGATGAGTGCGAGGTTGAACCTTCTTCAAGACCTATCAAACATCATCAAACAAGAGTTTCAGAACGAAGTAGAACTGGCAATCAGTAATGCAGAGATGCAAAGAACCTTGTTTATTGGACTGGTTACTCTGCTCGCAGCAATAGTGATCGGACTCACCATCAGCCTAGCACGCCAAGTCACGAATAACCTGAGATTGATCTTAAAATTCTTGAAAAGTGAAGATGGGCATCAGCGTCCGTCTTTATCTGATTTAGTTAAGGGGAAAGATGAGTTGAGCCTTTTCGCACAGCAAGTCGAACGGTTAACCATTGAGCGAGAGCAAGCCAAAGAACGCCTAACATTAGCAAAAGAAGATGCTGAGAAAGCAAAAGACGATGCCATTCAAGCGAGCAAAGCAAAAAGCAGCTTCTTGGCCAACATGTCTCATGAAATCCGAACGCCACTTAATGGCGTTATTGGAATTTCGGAGATCTTATCCGATACCGAACTCACACCCACACAGCGAGACTATGTCGATACTATTGATACCTCGTCTCACCTACTGTTAAGTCTTATCAATGACATTCTAGATTTCTCGAAGATTGAATCGGGTATGCTGCTTATAAGTCCTCATTCAGCCTCTATCCGCGAGTCAATATATGATATTGCCTCAATTGTTGCGCCAAAAGCCAAAGCAAAAAAAATAGATCTCAACGTTAGCATCAGTCCAAATACACCAAGTCGCGTTATGATCGACGACCACCGCTTAAGACAAGTGCTAATGAACTTTATGTCCAACGCAGTGAAATTTACCACTGAAGGGGCTGTAACCCTCTCCATTGACACCTTAGACGACAATAACTCTGGTAACAAAAATAATAGCTCTGCTGATCAAAACACGATCCCAGTCAACCCAAACACTGCCGCACCTGAACAGAGTCACACGATTAAAGTACGATTCTCTGTAAGCGATACCGGTATCGGAATCGATGAGAAACAGCAAAAGCAGATATTTGAACCGTTTGCACAAGAAGATGACTCAACCACTCGTCAGTTTGGTGGCACAGGGCTTGGCTTGGCAATCAGCACTCAGCTCGTTGAGTTGATGGGGGGGAAAATCCAGCTCAGCTCTATAAAGGGAGAAGGAAGCTGCTTCTACTTTGACCTTGTTCTCCCAGTCGATGTGGAAGAATCTAAAGCAAGCACAGCTACTTCGAACATCGTTCTAGTCAGTAGCAACCCATGTCTAACACAGCGTATCAAGCAAGATTTAGAATTCTATTCACTCACCCTATCTAAATCATCTAGCGAAGCTCGCGAGATCCCTGACCTATTAGAGTCTGTGGATAAAACCAAACCAACAACCCTCATCTTCGCTGAAGGTGAGCAGCTTCAAGCCAGTGAACATAAATCGACCTTAGACGCCGCCAGCGCACAAGGTGTGAAGATCTGTCTTGTCCGTTCATTTCTAAGTGACCCCGTCGACTTAGGTTCTAGTATCACAGCTCAAGTATCACAACCTCTACTTGGTTTAAGGTTAATCAAAGCACTGGAGCATTGCGACAACCAAGGGCAAGCCGAACGCTCCGAGAGTCAAACTTTGAAACAGTGTGCCTCTCAAGTGATATTGATCGTTGAAGACAACAAAATAAACCAAAAAATTGCTGGCTTACACGTTGGCAAAAGCGGTTATACCTTCGAGTTTGCCAACAATGGTCAAGAAGCCGTTGACATGTACACAGCGAATCCCAACTACGCCGCTATTTTGATGGACTGTATGATGCCGGTTATGGATGGATTTGAGGCGACCACCAATATACGCAGGATTGAACAAGAGATTAAGTCTCCACGTCATATACCGATCATCGCACTGACAGCCAGTGTTATAGATGATGATATTCAACGATGTTTCGACGTCGGTATGGACGATTACATTCCAAAGCCATTTAAATTTGAAATGTTAAAAGAGAAAGTCATCTCTGCAATTGAAGAGAGTGCCCCTGTCACACTTACTCAGCAATCGAAACCTGAGACAACCAATAGCGCGACGGTGACCCCAATCATGAGCGCCAAAGATCCCCGTATACAAGAGTCAAAACAAACTGAAACTCAGCAGCCAGCGGCTCCAAAATCAACGTTGACATCAAAATCAACATCAACTGAGCAAACAGAACAAACAGAACAAACAGAAAACATTGTCGCCAAGTCAGAGAAAATCCTTTTAGTGGAAGATAATCGCGTTAACCAGAAGGTAGCGTCGGTGATGCTTAAAAAAGGAGGGTACACTTTTGATATCGCAGACAATGGTCAGATTGCAGTCGACATGTATCGCGAGGACAACAATTACGACGTTATTTTGATGGATTGCATGATGCCAGTGAAAGATGGTTTCACCGCAACTCGAGAGATCCGAGAACATGAGCAAAATTTCGGTCTTAATAAAACGCCAATCATTGCTCTAACGGCAAGCGTCATCGACGACGATATCCAAAAGTGTTACGACTCAGGTATGGATGGTTATATAGCCAAACCCGTTCGAAAAGATAAATTGTTCCATCAAATTGAACGTGCGACGAGCTAG
- a CDS encoding alkaline phosphatase family protein: protein MQYTKLSGLALALVCSSPTFALENRPNLVLQITVDGLRADLLERYQHNFGDGGFLYLMEEGIYFTNAHYQHGNTETIVGHVSLATGAPPSVHGMVGNVWYDRSQERLVYNVEDANYNMLTSGAGVDKETEIDPTQKAAGGDGRSPEPILSTTFSDELTVSNSGKSKIFAVSVKDRGAISLAGHSGKAFWFSKAQSEFVTSNYYYDEYPAWVERWNEKAIPSQYSKQKWELSLPRDAYTLEEHNPDHKVELAGFQRTFPHPYGPANYKYYSTMLTVSPAGDEITEDFASTLLMQEKLGQGSVTDYLSVSFSSNDYVIHLYGPESLEAEDNLIRLDKTLAKFLKNIDNFVGLENTLIVLSADHGVPESSPAVNALGFTQAQYFNKDTLLSAGVEKRLKDEFGLGKDAIRLYAQPYVYLNHDLIKQKKVDLSAVQAVIADEVSKIEGVAYAVSSTDIAENRVPNTHVMNLIKNNYHPARSGDVYIVFAPRSYINDMEGLQIASTHGSPWRYDTHVPVIFAGYDVEGKKVSRSITPYDIAPTLSNKLGITQPSGSVGNVLPEVTE, encoded by the coding sequence ATGCAATATACGAAACTGTCTGGGCTCGCTCTCGCGCTTGTCTGCTCTTCACCTACGTTTGCTTTAGAAAATAGACCTAACCTGGTGCTCCAAATAACCGTCGACGGGCTTCGTGCAGATCTTCTAGAAAGATATCAGCACAACTTTGGTGACGGTGGCTTTCTCTACTTAATGGAAGAGGGTATCTACTTCACTAATGCCCACTATCAACATGGTAATACCGAGACCATTGTGGGTCACGTCTCGTTGGCAACAGGTGCTCCGCCCAGTGTGCATGGCATGGTCGGTAACGTTTGGTACGATCGAAGCCAAGAACGATTGGTCTACAACGTTGAAGACGCAAATTACAACATGTTGACTTCTGGTGCTGGTGTAGACAAAGAGACTGAAATCGACCCAACGCAAAAAGCCGCAGGTGGTGACGGACGCTCACCAGAGCCGATCCTTTCCACGACCTTTAGTGACGAACTCACTGTCTCAAATAGTGGTAAATCTAAGATATTTGCCGTGTCCGTTAAAGACCGCGGTGCCATTTCTCTTGCAGGCCATAGCGGTAAAGCATTTTGGTTTTCCAAAGCACAATCTGAGTTTGTTACCAGTAACTATTATTATGATGAGTATCCAGCTTGGGTTGAGCGTTGGAATGAAAAGGCAATCCCTAGTCAATACTCAAAGCAAAAATGGGAATTGTCGCTCCCAAGAGATGCCTACACTTTAGAAGAGCATAACCCAGATCATAAGGTTGAATTGGCTGGCTTCCAACGTACTTTCCCTCACCCTTATGGACCTGCTAATTACAAGTATTACAGCACGATGCTTACCGTCAGCCCCGCCGGTGATGAGATCACCGAAGACTTTGCCAGCACCCTTCTTATGCAAGAGAAACTTGGGCAAGGGAGTGTGACAGATTATCTGTCAGTGAGCTTTTCTTCGAACGATTATGTTATCCACCTTTACGGTCCAGAAAGCCTAGAAGCTGAAGACAACCTGATTCGTTTAGACAAGACACTCGCAAAATTCCTTAAGAACATCGATAACTTTGTGGGGTTAGAGAACACCCTTATCGTACTCTCGGCAGATCATGGCGTACCGGAATCTTCACCAGCTGTGAATGCTCTCGGTTTTACCCAAGCACAGTACTTCAATAAAGACACGCTGCTATCTGCAGGGGTAGAAAAACGGCTGAAAGACGAGTTTGGGTTAGGTAAAGATGCAATTCGTCTCTATGCTCAGCCATACGTGTATCTCAATCACGATCTAATAAAACAGAAAAAAGTGGATTTATCCGCTGTGCAAGCAGTGATCGCTGATGAGGTATCGAAAATTGAAGGGGTGGCTTATGCCGTCTCGAGCACGGATATCGCGGAGAACCGCGTACCTAATACCCACGTCATGAATCTGATTAAAAACAACTACCACCCCGCACGCTCTGGAGATGTTTATATTGTATTTGCGCCCCGAAGCTATATTAACGATATGGAGGGGTTACAAATCGCGTCTACACACGGCTCACCTTGGCGTTACGATACTCATGTACCCGTAATCTTTGCCGGTTACGATGTGGAAGGTAAAAAAGTCTCGCGTAGTATTACTCCATATGACATTGCCCCGACATTATCAAACAAACTTGGTATTACTCAACCAAGTGGGTCTGTGGGGAACGTTCTGCCTGAAGTCACAGAGTAG
- a CDS encoding BatD family protein: protein MADDLNDLYKEGKVELIAWVGEQPSTSPKSEPKKDLPVFSVNEQVVLTIEVATPRWFTGGTRIGNVEVADVIAKQRNTLATNYTARKNGETWSRQRWEITLYPQKSGDYVIPRLSVRVQVSGDDGEKVSGTLYTQPIKFKTQLPSGLLTDDTPWFSATSVDVEQQWQQSNENLKVGDAITRTVTIKAKDSLSVLLPNLLENESTAQYQAYPQPHKLDDTQERGDYRSERIEESVYVIQQGGDFTLPELTFQWWNTKDKQLETVVLESASFSAKHTLKSFVKAYSTVMIVAALLLAILVMIVLTVKRYYQTHPTPRWLAFRRVVKAGNWPKIRGFVYRELRDNSSLLELNKCADTEDWSDVNSAFQKGSQETHILQRVWKVVIETNNHNGPNASHNPQPWWRKHFPKALPDLDRKSR, encoded by the coding sequence ATGGCTGATGATCTCAATGACCTGTACAAGGAAGGAAAAGTTGAACTCATTGCATGGGTAGGAGAACAACCATCTACATCACCGAAAAGTGAACCAAAGAAGGACTTACCAGTCTTCAGTGTCAATGAACAGGTTGTATTGACGATTGAAGTAGCGACGCCGCGTTGGTTCACAGGTGGTACTCGTATCGGTAACGTAGAGGTAGCGGATGTTATTGCAAAGCAAAGGAACACACTCGCCACTAACTATACGGCACGTAAAAATGGTGAAACGTGGTCAAGGCAGCGTTGGGAAATCACTTTGTACCCGCAAAAGAGCGGAGATTATGTGATACCGCGTCTATCGGTTCGTGTACAAGTGTCCGGTGACGATGGCGAGAAAGTGAGTGGAACGCTATATACCCAACCGATCAAATTCAAAACACAGTTGCCTTCGGGTTTACTCACCGATGACACTCCTTGGTTTAGTGCGACCAGTGTTGATGTTGAACAGCAGTGGCAACAGTCTAATGAGAATTTAAAGGTTGGTGATGCGATCACGAGAACCGTTACTATCAAGGCAAAAGACAGCCTATCGGTACTACTGCCTAACTTGTTAGAAAACGAATCTACAGCTCAATACCAGGCGTACCCTCAACCGCATAAATTAGACGATACGCAAGAGCGTGGGGATTACCGTTCAGAGCGAATTGAAGAGTCAGTATATGTTATCCAACAAGGTGGTGACTTCACGTTACCTGAGTTGACCTTTCAGTGGTGGAATACCAAAGACAAACAGTTAGAAACGGTTGTGCTGGAATCCGCTTCATTTAGCGCTAAGCACACCCTGAAGTCATTTGTTAAAGCGTACTCAACAGTCATGATCGTCGCTGCTTTGTTGCTCGCGATTCTAGTTATGATTGTGCTAACGGTAAAACGTTACTATCAAACACATCCAACACCAAGATGGTTAGCATTCCGTCGGGTTGTTAAAGCGGGCAACTGGCCGAAGATTCGCGGGTTTGTTTATCGAGAGCTCAGAGATAACTCGTCACTGCTGGAGCTTAATAAGTGTGCGGATACTGAAGATTGGTCAGACGTAAATTCTGCATTTCAAAAAGGCAGCCAAGAGACTCACATTTTGCAGCGAGTTTGGAAGGTGGTGATTGAAACCAACAACCACAACGGCCCTAACGCTAGCCATAATCCGCAGCCTTGGTGGAGAAAACATTTCCCTAAAGCGCTACCAGATCTGGACCGAAAATCACGATAG
- a CDS encoding vWA domain-containing protein: MFDSLVLQQVFTQFHFIRPLWLLAFIPMFFLLWLRWREETKPSWKDVLPEHLRNALTIGERGWRKQLPLKLLVVIVTIAILICAGPTWQREASPFGEDKASMLVVLDNSETMLLKDLPPSRLERSKQKIRDLLAARNGGNTGLVVYSGSAHVAMPVTQDSKVFEPFLAAITPEIMPAAGKIAETALPLIDQQLNREPGSTVLLVTDGVNPATIKAYETFFNDTPYQLLILAAGSRDIVSDNPVDFSVLNDLASATGGRVIEITVDDADIQALNRAVERNMQLNGESAMPWKDMGYGLLFPIALIMLLWFRKGWLVQWCVAVVLVTGSLYSNPTVAEPVKLTAEKPVQIEKITTWDKASQWWWDLWLTPDQQGQRLLNQQEYLEAAKHFQDPLHKGVAYYYASEFKLAHSAFLQTKTDLGLYYSATALARQREYLAARDLLKDLLEKPDLDSELAVKVEHNLAVFNRIVEEVNRMSESQAGTTDGPEESFELDEDKPRTGDGAEEETVAELMLKETLNANEILGSPELADKWLKRVEADPKFFLKAKFQLQLKQPQTDVEQESDNE, translated from the coding sequence ATGTTTGATTCTCTCGTTTTGCAACAAGTGTTTACTCAATTTCATTTTATTCGCCCATTGTGGCTACTCGCTTTCATTCCAATGTTCTTCTTACTTTGGTTACGTTGGCGTGAAGAGACAAAACCTAGCTGGAAAGATGTATTGCCTGAGCATCTACGCAACGCTCTCACCATCGGAGAGCGAGGTTGGCGCAAACAGTTGCCTTTGAAGCTACTAGTGGTGATCGTCACCATCGCGATATTGATTTGTGCAGGCCCAACGTGGCAAAGAGAAGCTTCACCTTTTGGTGAAGACAAAGCCTCTATGTTGGTTGTGCTTGATAACAGCGAAACTATGCTTCTCAAAGATCTGCCTCCTAGTCGTTTGGAGCGCTCAAAGCAGAAGATTCGCGATTTATTAGCTGCACGTAATGGCGGTAACACAGGGTTAGTTGTTTACTCAGGCAGTGCACATGTTGCGATGCCAGTGACGCAAGACAGCAAAGTATTCGAGCCCTTCTTAGCCGCGATTACGCCTGAGATTATGCCAGCAGCGGGAAAAATTGCTGAAACAGCTTTGCCGCTCATTGACCAACAACTGAACCGAGAACCGGGCTCGACTGTTCTGTTGGTGACCGATGGTGTTAATCCAGCAACGATTAAAGCCTACGAAACGTTTTTTAACGATACGCCTTATCAACTGTTGATTTTGGCGGCAGGAAGTCGCGACATTGTGAGTGATAACCCAGTGGACTTTAGCGTGTTGAATGATCTTGCAAGTGCGACGGGCGGGCGAGTTATCGAAATCACTGTCGACGATGCTGATATTCAAGCACTCAATCGTGCGGTTGAACGCAACATGCAGCTCAATGGTGAATCAGCAATGCCGTGGAAAGACATGGGGTATGGGTTACTGTTTCCAATCGCACTCATCATGTTGTTATGGTTCCGCAAGGGTTGGCTAGTGCAATGGTGTGTAGCCGTTGTGTTGGTTACAGGATCTTTGTACTCCAACCCTACGGTGGCAGAACCTGTCAAGTTAACGGCGGAAAAGCCAGTCCAAATTGAAAAAATCACAACGTGGGATAAAGCCTCTCAGTGGTGGTGGGATTTATGGTTGACGCCCGACCAGCAAGGGCAACGTCTACTTAACCAGCAAGAGTACCTTGAGGCGGCGAAGCACTTCCAAGACCCGTTACACAAAGGTGTCGCATACTACTACGCCAGTGAATTCAAGCTTGCCCATAGTGCATTCTTACAAACCAAGACAGATTTAGGTCTTTATTACTCAGCGACAGCGCTGGCACGTCAAAGAGAATATTTGGCTGCTCGTGATTTATTGAAGGATCTGTTGGAGAAGCCAGACCTAGATAGTGAACTAGCAGTAAAGGTTGAACACAACCTTGCGGTATTCAACAGAATAGTTGAAGAGGTGAATCGCATGAGTGAAAGCCAAGCTGGTACGACCGATGGTCCTGAAGAGTCATTTGAACTTGATGAAGATAAACCAAGAACCGGTGATGGTGCAGAAGAAGAAACGGTTGCAGAACTGATGCTCAAAGAGACACTGAACGCCAATGAGATACTTGGTAGTCCAGAACTGGCCGACAAATGGTTGAAAAGAGTCGAAGCGGATCCGAAGTTTTTCCTAAAAGCTAAGTTTCAACTCCAGTTAAAACAACCACAAACCGATGTAGAGCAGGAGAGTGACAATGAGTAA
- a CDS encoding porin, which produces MKKIVTSVLGCALASPAFAVIELTDSLTLSGFGSTSWAKSDNDTLLMINRGFEDQNCYDCDTTFGLQLDYYLSALRASVQVVKRPQDDWSEPALEWAYIGYEYNNLEFSVGRLRLPLFLASEYYYVGQAYMTARPPTEVYNSILGITAFNGAKVSWNYDLSDEATLQLTPFFGINDENDVEFDSTTDIKFTTNRMLGINMVISGDNYRWNAAYLDSNYDQQLTIAGIGTQPTDDNQHIQLFSLGAEYEVGSAVVAAEAQTNDFSSSFYTSFGYHLGLFTPYAVYGVQFDDHEHLSGNSYTLGVDYDVLPNVSLNGEVQYFEVRRGSGSFIDAPTDKDALLYTIMLNFVF; this is translated from the coding sequence ATGAAAAAAATAGTAACGTCAGTATTAGGTTGCGCTCTCGCTTCTCCTGCTTTTGCGGTTATCGAACTCACAGACAGTCTTACTTTAAGTGGCTTTGGCTCTACATCATGGGCAAAGTCGGACAATGACACGCTTTTAATGATCAATCGTGGCTTTGAAGATCAAAACTGCTACGACTGTGATACTACATTCGGCCTTCAACTTGATTACTATCTCAGTGCATTGAGAGCGTCGGTTCAAGTCGTGAAACGACCGCAGGACGATTGGAGTGAGCCTGCATTGGAGTGGGCTTACATCGGTTATGAATACAATAATCTTGAATTCAGTGTTGGTCGACTTCGTCTTCCGCTATTCCTTGCTTCTGAATACTACTACGTCGGTCAGGCCTATATGACAGCGAGACCACCTACAGAAGTGTACAACAGCATACTTGGAATAACGGCGTTTAACGGTGCCAAGGTCTCTTGGAACTACGATCTAAGCGATGAAGCTACCCTTCAGTTAACCCCATTTTTTGGAATCAACGATGAAAACGATGTTGAGTTTGACAGCACAACCGATATTAAATTTACGACCAATAGAATGCTTGGTATCAACATGGTCATTAGTGGGGATAACTACCGCTGGAACGCCGCATATTTAGATTCTAACTACGACCAACAGTTAACAATTGCAGGTATTGGCACCCAACCTACTGATGACAATCAACACATCCAATTGTTTTCGTTGGGCGCTGAATACGAGGTGGGAAGCGCGGTCGTCGCCGCAGAAGCCCAAACCAATGACTTTTCATCATCTTTCTATACCAGCTTTGGTTACCATTTAGGTTTGTTCACCCCTTACGCGGTTTACGGTGTGCAATTTGATGACCACGAACACCTATCGGGAAATAGCTATACCTTAGGTGTCGATTACGATGTGCTACCTAACGTGTCACTCAATGGTGAAGTACAGTACTTTGAAGTGCGCAGAGGTTCGGGATCCTTTATTGATGCCCCCACTGACAAGGATGCATTGCTTTACACCATCATGCTTAACTTTGTTTTCTAA